ATTTGTAGATGTAGCCGATGGAAGCGATTTAACAAATCGCCCTTATGAAAACTTGTTAGTACCTTATTCTGCTAATATCCACGATGAATTAGGGCTGGAACTAGCAATAAGATTGCTGATTAATAGTGATACTCGTCGCCTTACTATTTTACGAGTTACGCAAGCAGATAAACCTATCAGCGAGTTAAGCTATGAATCAAGCGCTTTGATTGAACAATTACCCGATCATGTGCGATCGCGCATTGAAATGCCAATTGTAGAGTCATCAGACCCAATTGCAGCAGTTGTAGAAGCTTCTGCAACCGTTGATCTTACCATTGCGGGTACGAGTCGTGCTTGGGGTATTGAGCGTCAAACCCTGGGACGATACACAGATCAACTAGCGGTTCAATGTCGCTCCACACTCTTGATTACTCGCCGCTATAGTAAGGTGAATTCTCATCTTGCCTCAATGCTTTCAGATAAAAATCCTTCTGGAGTTGAAGTATGAGTAGCCATTTTAATCTTAAAACTCTCAGTTTTTATGCTGTAGCAATTGGCTCAGTTGTAATTTTGTTTAATGTAGTCAGCGCCTACGGCGAAGCCAATATTAAAGCTCCTCCAGTAATTAATGGAAACTATCGGTTAAAAGCTAAAAATTTACCAGAATGCGTTAATTCCGCAGATTTAATCTTACATATTCAGCAATCCGGTATTTACTTAAATGGCTCTTTATTACCTGCTACTAACGACAGCCATGTACAAACAATTGCCGAAGAAAAACCATCTCTTAATGGTCAGTTGCAAAATCAACAAGTACAATTATCAGGTTCAGCACCCTTCTTAAACAACTGTAATAATCCCACAGTAGAGATGCAAGGCACAGTTGATGATAAAAACTTGCAGGGTACAATAACCTTGAGTCCTAGTTACCAAAAAGTTGAATTTATAGCTGAAAAAGTACAGGAGACTAAACAAACAGAAGCGCAACCAAAACATTAGACATCTTGCATAAGTTGAGAAAGTCTTTTATTTTACTGGCGGTTAATTTTAATATTGAAAAAAAAATCAAAAAATTATAATATAAAAATCTCAGTAATAGAGAGTATTTAGGATCAAACTCCCCATATCCCCCTACATCCCTGAATAAAAGCGCCAAGAGATAGATAAATCAATGACGTAAGCCGAGTATGATTAACTCTAGGGAACGTTGACAATACTGTTTTAGCAACAGCACTCTCAACTACCCCGACAACACTAAACTTATTCTGCAAAATTTCTTATGTCCTCTGAAGCTAGTTCAATTAAATCCGTTACCCTACTCACCATTATTGCTGAAACAGTACTAAAAGACCCGATTGTCAAGTTGTTAAAAAACTATGAAGTCAGCGGTTATACCATTAATCAAGTCCAAGGTGAAGGTAGTCACGGCAGACGATTAGGAGACATAGCAGGTTACAACACCAATATTGAAATCAAAACCCTTGTATCACTAGAAGTATCTGATGCTATCCTTGAGTCGATAAAAGATTATCAAGGCAAGCACGCGCTCATCGCCTTCCGCCAGAATGTAGAAGCTTTGTCTTAATTAACATAATTTTTAAGGCTTTTAGAGGATATCTGCCATTTCACTCAGTCTCAATAGCATTGAGAAGAAACTGGAAAAATGACAGTTGTAATGTAAAACAATAATTGAAGTTCCTTTAGATGCTACTGAAAACCCCGTCCTCTATCGAAGTAACGCAAGGAAAGTCGATAGGGCGGGATAATTTATAGCTGAAGGTTTTATTTTATATTTAGTTGGATTGAACTCTTTAAAAAAGCCAACACTTAAACTGAATGACAGCAATCAAAGGAACCACTAAACTGATTGGGGTAATTGGTAGCCCCATAGAGCATTCTCTCTCACCAGTAATGCACAATGCTGCAATTACTCATTTGGCGCTAGATTATGTGTATTTACCCTTTCCGATTAAACCAGAAGATTTAGAAATAGCGATCGCAGGTTTTGCTGCTATTAATTTAGTAGGATTTAGCGTCACCATCCCCCACAAACAGGCAATTATGCCTTTATTATCAGAAATTTCTCCCGTCGCGCAAGCAGTAGGGGCAGTTAATACTGTTTGGCGTAATCATAACGGTTGGAGTGGTACTAATACTGATGTTGAGGGTTTTATCGCACCGCTACGGGAGCATAATCGTAATTGGCAAGAATCTGTAGCAGTAATCTTAGGTAACGGTGGCGCATCACGGGCAGTTGTTGCAGGTTGTGCCGAATTAGGATTTAGTAAAGTTCAAGTTGTGGGCAGAAATCAGGATAAATTAAAGCAATTTTTAGATAGTTTTACAAATTCACCCTTAGCTGTCAATCTTAGTGTTCATCAGTGGGAAGAATTACCAAATTTAATATCGCAAGCAGATTTGTTAGTAAATACCACACCTATAGGAATGCACCCTCATGTTAATGATTCACCAGTAGATGCAGAGAGCATGGCAAAATTACAAACAGGTGCGATCGCATACGACATAATTTACACCCCAAAACCAACTCAGTTTTTAAAAGCGGCTCAAAGTTTTGGTGCGATTACTATTGATGGCTTAGAAATGCTGATCCACCAAGGCGCAGCCGCATTAAAAATCTGGTTAAATCAACCAATTCCCGTAGATATTATGCGTCAATCGCTCAATCAGCATTTAGATCAGCACATAATGTAGAAACGCGATCTTCGTTGGCGTAGCGCATAGTGCAATTTCGCGTCTATACAATGGTGTTCGGTTAAAGATAATTTTAACCCCTCACTCCTCACTTGATGCCCACCGCCAGTTATAACGATTCCACTCATAAATTCCTTGAATCTCGTATTCCACACCACTATCGAAGCGAATCAAGCAATTAGTATAAGATCGCATCCCATCCCAAGAAGCATCAGATTCACTAATATGTGTTTCGGATATCCCAACCACCCTACCAGGAAACCACTCTTGGCTATCAGGATTATTCTCTTGTACCCATTCCCACAATTTATTAGATAACTCAATGCGATCGCCTACTTTTAGCTTTAAACCTTCACTATCCTCTTTTATATAGGCAGCTATGTGGCTTTGGGTGATCTGATTCAGCCATTGCATACCATAGCGCGAGCGTATAAATTGCACTGCCCCAGAGTCGATGTTGTGCAGCCAATCATTCAATAATTGGATTTTCCAAGCACGTTTTAGTCTTTGTTGCTTTTTTACAAACTCCAAAAAAGCCTCACGTTCCTCAACCGTCAGTTGCTCTAAAGGATTAATGCTATCAGCATTATCACTGGTTGGCGGATTACTTATAGGTTTACGGGTCAATTCCTCAACCAACACTTGCAACAGAATTTCCTTCTGCATCTCTGTTAAGGTGCAAAATAGCGCTTCACACTGACTAAATGCTATTTGCAGCGCGGCTTTAATCTCAGCAGGAGTCATAGTGGCACTTAGAGATGATTCAGGTCTGCTTCGTGACTATTCATCTATTTTGACATCCTCACCGCCGTTAAACGGACGGTGATTCTTAAACCTCACGATTTAAGTTTCTGCTTCTTAGCACCCGCCTTCACAGATTTATTCTGTTCGGGTCTTACAGCTTCATGACGGGGTAACAGAGACCCAAAATTCTCGATTATCCCAAATGATCCCAAACTAAAGAGCGATCGGCAACTGATCCGCTACTGCTTGCAGAAGTTCCACTTCATTATTACTCCAAGTCCGAGGTTTGCTGAAGTGTTCACACACGATCACCCCAACTTCTCCAGAAAGAAATTGAATAGTTACTGCTAAAATTGCCGTATAATTTAGTGATATTAAGTAATTTAAGCTACTCACATCTAATTGCGAACTTTGAGAAATATCGCTTAACTCAATCCTACTCTGGTTAAGAATTAACTCCCCTAACGATGCTTCCTCCATTAACACATTTGATTTAGCTAGATTTGCTATTTCTTCATCCGACGATTCCGCAATCAGTTCAAAGTAGGGATGCTCAAAATTTCCATGATATACCAAGAAACTACAGCGATGAGTTTGTAATAAATTGCGGAGAGTAATTAAAGTACTGTTAATAATATTTTTGATTGCAGTTGAATTACGGATCTGCTTGGTTAAACTATCTAGAAGTTCTTGCTGTTTTTTTAATTGCTGACTCTTGGCTTCACTTTCTCGTAACATCTCCTGAGCTTGTTTACGGGTAGCTTGTTTTTCTAAACAAGCCATGATTGCATCTTCTAATTCACTAATTGTAAAAGGTTTAGTTAAATAATCATCTGCTCCCATATTCATGCCTTGTCTAATATCTGCTTTATCAGCTTTGGCACTCAGAAAAATAAATGGAATAATAGCAGTTTCAGCCGACTGACGTAGGGAGTTTAAGACACCGTAACCGTCAAGTTCTGGCATCATAATGTCACAAATAATTAAATCAGGTAAATACTGATGTGCTTGTTTTACACCAATAGCACCATTTTCGGCTCCCATACATTCAAAATCTAAACAATAAAGAATTTCTAATATATCTTCCCTTAGAGGGGCTTCGTCCTCAATTACCAAAATTTTTTTCATTTACCCACACCCTAATATTTGCTTTTTAAATATAAGTTTACATTATTGCACTAAAAAAAATAATTTTTATGTGAAAAGCAGGATTTACCTAGCCTAATCATTTATTTTAAATTAGGCGACTCTAAATGATCCTTAGCTAAAACTACCCAAATGAAAGCCATGAGAGTTAAGATTATTGCATACTACATTTAAAACAATCACATTTGTTTTTAATTATAATTAAATTTATTTTTTTGCTCGAAATAAAATTTTTAGCTTCATCAGCTTTAATAGCTATTTTTACCTAAAAAATCATGTATAATTTTATTTCAATATTTTATAATAATTTTGATTAATAATGATCTGTTATTATAATTTTATAATAAATTTAATCTGAAAAATTACATATCAAACAAATTTAAGCTACCCAAAGAAGTATTTTACCAGGGCAACTACACGATTAGTTAAAAACGAGATGGATAACCAGTTTAAAGTCAGTAGGCTACAATATCTTAGCTGGAAACAGTTCAACGGTACTCTAAATATACAGTCAAGCTCAGGGCTGGATTGGAGTTTATTATTTTCTCAAGGAAGTTTAAGCTGGGCAACTGGTGGCTCTCATCCTAATCGGCTTTGGCAAAGGCATTTGATGCAACATTGTCGAAAAATTATTCCTGAGTTGATTGATTGGAAAGCTAAAAACCAAATTAGCTCTACTGGGCGCAATTTTAACCTAACGCAACCAGAACTTCCACAAAGTTGCTGGCAGTATGAAGGGCTAACAGCCTTAGTGAGAAGCGATCGCATTACCAAAGAGCAATTTGGCTCTGTGATTACAGGAACGATCGCCGAGGTGTTATTTGATATCATCCAGCAATCAGCTATCCAATCACTAACGTATTCTGAAAACCCACCATCTCAAGAAGATCTTAAAATAACTACGATTAATACAGATCAAGCTTTTAAGGATGTATTACAAGTTTGGGAATCATGGCGGAAATTGGGGTTTGCCAAAATATCACCTAACCTTGCACCTTCAATCAAACGACCAAGTGAATTACAACAGCAAACTGCACCTGCTGTCTATCAAGCCTTTGTCAGTCGAATTGATGGTAACAGTACACTGCGGGACTTAGCAATTCAAATGAAACAAGACTTAGTGCTGCTAACCCGTTCTTTAATTCCTTACATTCGCAAAGGCATCATCGGGCTAGTTGAGGTAGCTGATCTGCCTGCACTTACTATCCCAAGCAAAGTAGAAAGCACATCTTCGGTAAGTGTTTCACAAAAGCAACCACTTAAATCAACTGAAACTGTCACAGCCACAAGTCCACTGATTGCTTGTGTCGATGATAGCCCTCAAACTTGTCAAATGATGGAACATATTTTGACTCAGGCGGGCTTTAGGTTTGTCAGTATCCAAGATTCAGTGCAAGCATTGCCCATACTGCTACAACGGAAACCAGATTTAATTTTTTTAGATTTGATGATGCCAGTTGTCAACGGCTATGAAATTTGCTCTCAACTGCGACGAGTGGGGATTTTTGTCAATACGCCCATGATAATTTTGACAGGCAACGATGGGCTGATAGATCGAGTGCGTGCTAAGGTGGTTGGAGCATCAGATTTTGTACCAAAACCAGTAGATACTCAAAAAATTCTGGCTGTTGTACGGAAATATTTTCCTGTAGGAGGAGTAGATTTATCTGCATCCAAGATGCAATTAAGTTAGCATAGCAGTAAATCTCATCAAATAATCAAACAGCATTTTAGCTGTAAAGCAATAGAATGTTAGTGTTTGGTTTACTAAAAATAGAGGGGTGCTGCTGATATGAATATTGTTTTAGTCGTGGAAGATTCGGCAACTGATTTAGAGGTTATTAGTTTATATTTAAAACAAGCAGGTTTATCTGTAGTTGTTGCTAAAAGTAGCCAAGAGGCACAGGAAATAATAGATAAAAATCAACCAAATTTAATAATTTTGGATGTTATTCTTCCCGATCAAAGCGGATTTGAGCTTTGTAGAGAACTAAAAAACAATCCTATTACCAACAAAATTCCTGTAGTAATTTCCTCATCAAAAAATACTGATGTTGACAAATTGTGGGGAAATATGTTAGGAGCAGATGCTTACATTGCCAAGCCTGTAGATAAATTAGAATTGATTCAAACAATCCAAACGCTAATGGTTTGAGGCTGAGTATAATTAATCTTATATTAACATTCGGTTATCTGGCATTGTGGTTTAAATTAATTTACTTAAAATTGGCATAGCTAATGTTTGCTACTAATATATTGCAATCAAGCGATCATTCGCAAAGTTCTGAAAAAAAATTTATTAGTTTTAAGTTAGGTTTAAAAGATATAGCTCTACTACCTCTGGAGTGCATCGCTGAACTTTGTCAGGTTTCGATAGGAGATATTCTGCCTGTTCCTGAAATTCCCAACGGTGTGTTAGGAATCTATAATTGGCGCGAAGAAATTTTATGGTTATTAGATATTAACGCCCTCACAGGTTTTCCTGCGATTACACAGCAAGAATTATTGCTAACTATGATGGCAATGGTTGTGCAAGTAGAAGGTAAATTTTTAGGATTATTAGTGCCACAAGTAAATGATATTGAAGTGCTTGATGTGCAAGATATGAAAATACCCGATCATCAATTATTTAAGGATGAGTTAATGCCGTTTTTACAAGGCTACTTTATAACTAAGGATAATGAAATTTTGAGAGTTTTGAATCCTGAAGCTATTAGCCAAGTTAGTTTGTGGAGCCAGAAGTAAAAATTTAATTGTATAAGTGTACTATCAAGTTTTTTAAATTATCAAGGGATCTACAATGACAATTTTTAACGAAGTCAATCAAAAAATTGAAGAAAATAAATTGACGCAGGTTAATAATACTGAAAAAAATTTGCTGGCCAATGGTGCTACACAGAAAATCCAAACTGCTGTTAACCAGTTAAAAGAGGAATTAGACGGAGATGGATGGCTGATCAAACACAATCTCAACGCTCAGTTTGAGGAAGTAGAAAACTTTATTGAAACTGTACCAAAAGAGTTTAAAAATAATTTAATAGCTGTTAGTCAACAACAGTTTTTAAATCAACGTCAACAGGTAAAAGCGATCGCATCTCAATTGCGGTCTTGCTCAGAGTTAGACCAACTGCTGAATGTGACTGTCATCCAAGTGAGAGAAGCATTACAATGCGATCGCGCCCTGATTTATCGCTTTGGTGCAGCAGGTGAAAAAGGTACTGTAGTCGCCGAGTCACTTAAACGCGGTTGGACACCTGCGTTAAATGAAAACTTGCCAACGCTGACATTTGGATTGGATCAACCTGAAGAATATCTGCAAGGCGAAGTTATTTTTACAGATATTAATCACGCTACAATTACGCCTTATCAGCGACAATTGCTAGAAAAATTTCAAGTTAAAGCCAGTGTTACTATCCCAATTGCTGTTGATGCCCGAATATGGG
This genomic window from Oculatellaceae cyanobacterium contains:
- a CDS encoding chemotaxis protein CheW — protein: MFATNILQSSDHSQSSEKKFISFKLGLKDIALLPLECIAELCQVSIGDILPVPEIPNGVLGIYNWREEILWLLDINALTGFPAITQQELLLTMMAMVVQVEGKFLGLLVPQVNDIEVLDVQDMKIPDHQLFKDELMPFLQGYFITKDNEILRVLNPEAISQVSLWSQK
- a CDS encoding response regulator codes for the protein MNIVLVVEDSATDLEVISLYLKQAGLSVVVAKSSQEAQEIIDKNQPNLIILDVILPDQSGFELCRELKNNPITNKIPVVISSSKNTDVDKLWGNMLGADAYIAKPVDKLELIQTIQTLMV
- a CDS encoding response regulator, encoding MKKILVIEDEAPLREDILEILYCLDFECMGAENGAIGVKQAHQYLPDLIICDIMMPELDGYGVLNSLRQSAETAIIPFIFLSAKADKADIRQGMNMGADDYLTKPFTISELEDAIMACLEKQATRKQAQEMLRESEAKSQQLKKQQELLDSLTKQIRNSTAIKNIINSTLITLRNLLQTHRCSFLVYHGNFEHPYFELIAESSDEEIANLAKSNVLMEEASLGELILNQSRIELSDISQSSQLDVSSLNYLISLNYTAILAVTIQFLSGEVGVIVCEHFSKPRTWSNNEVELLQAVADQLPIAL
- a CDS encoding shikimate dehydrogenase, producing the protein MTAIKGTTKLIGVIGSPIEHSLSPVMHNAAITHLALDYVYLPFPIKPEDLEIAIAGFAAINLVGFSVTIPHKQAIMPLLSEISPVAQAVGAVNTVWRNHNGWSGTNTDVEGFIAPLREHNRNWQESVAVILGNGGASRAVVAGCAELGFSKVQVVGRNQDKLKQFLDSFTNSPLAVNLSVHQWEELPNLISQADLLVNTTPIGMHPHVNDSPVDAESMAKLQTGAIAYDIIYTPKPTQFLKAAQSFGAITIDGLEMLIHQGAAALKIWLNQPIPVDIMRQSLNQHLDQHIM
- a CDS encoding response regulator → MDNQFKVSRLQYLSWKQFNGTLNIQSSSGLDWSLLFSQGSLSWATGGSHPNRLWQRHLMQHCRKIIPELIDWKAKNQISSTGRNFNLTQPELPQSCWQYEGLTALVRSDRITKEQFGSVITGTIAEVLFDIIQQSAIQSLTYSENPPSQEDLKITTINTDQAFKDVLQVWESWRKLGFAKISPNLAPSIKRPSELQQQTAPAVYQAFVSRIDGNSTLRDLAIQMKQDLVLLTRSLIPYIRKGIIGLVEVADLPALTIPSKVESTSSVSVSQKQPLKSTETVTATSPLIACVDDSPQTCQMMEHILTQAGFRFVSIQDSVQALPILLQRKPDLIFLDLMMPVVNGYEICSQLRRVGIFVNTPMIILTGNDGLIDRVRAKVVGASDFVPKPVDTQKILAVVRKYFPVGGVDLSASKMQLS